The Thermodesulfobacteriota bacterium genome includes the window GGCCGCGATGCTGGCCAGGGCCTGCTGGAGGTGTGCCGTTGCTTCATGCTGTTGCGCCGTCTGCTGGCTGCGCATCTCCTCCACCAGGCTGCGCACCTCCGCACCCAGCTCGCGCTGCCGTTCGCCGGCCGATTCCAGGAGCCTCTTGAGCTCTGCCTCGTATGCTGTTCCGGCGTTGCGGCTTGCGGCCCGGACCTCCTCGATGAGCCCGGCCAGGCCCTGCTGCAATTCGGCCAGCCCTTGCTGGCCGGCCTCGCCCAGGGCCTGGCGCTGGGTAGCAAGGTCGTTCATGAGTCGCTCCACCGTGCCCGTGAGGCTGGCCAGCATCTCGCCCAGCCGAGCCTCGCTTTGGCCCCGCTCCTGTTCTGCCGTGGCGCGCATCTGGTCCACCAGATTGAGGATGGCGCCGTTCATGCGCTCCTGCCGGGATTCCAGGTCGGCCATCACCTGTTGCAGGTGGCGGCCAAGGTCGGCACTGGTGGTGTCGCTGGTCTGTTTGAGCCCAGCCAGGAGGTTCCGGAATCCTTCCTGGAGGTCATGCATCATGGTGGCGTTGCGCTCCATGAGGTCGTTGAGGTTCCCCATCTGGCCGCCAAACGTGGATTCGAGCTTGGCCAGGACAGCGCTGAGCAGGTCACCCACGGCCTGGCTCTGATCGCCGCCGAGGGCGCGCGTGGCCGAGGTGATGGCCCGCATGGGCTCGGCAAGGGCTTCCCCGACCGCGCTGGCCATTTCCTTGTGGCCGGTACCTTGGGCGTCGATCAGCTCCCGGGAGTGGCTGGCCAGGCTTTCCCGGAAGACCTGGCCCAGCGAGGCCGAGTAGTTGTCCAGAAGCGCCTTGAGGTCGTTGACCAGGGCGTCCTTGAGCTGCCGAGTCTGGGTGGCGCTCTCCTCCGCGGAGTGCACGAGACTGGCCAGGTACTCCTCGCCAGCGCCGGCCTCGTAGAAGCCGTCGATGGCCTGGGTCACCGCATCGAGCCAGCTGTAGCACCAGTTGAGCAGGCCTTTTTCGAGCAGGGTGACGATGATGGCGATGCCGATGGCAACGCCGGAGGCCAGGAAGGCCTCCTTGACGCTGTTCAGGAGCAGCCCCAGGTTTCGTTGCAGGGTGGCCGCGTCGGTGTCCACATTGAAGCTTTGCAGGCCATGGATCAGCCCCCAGAACGTGCCGATGATGCCGATGCCCGTCAGAATCCCTGGTAGGTGCTTGAAGAACTCGGTCCGCAGCCGAACATCCACCACCGTGGCCGGGTTGAAGAACATCTCGGCCGGAGCGGTGGCCCGCAGCGCCTTCAGGCGTTCCTCGCCGTCGATACGTTCTTTCTGGTGGTGCAAGGTGTGGGCGTACTCCTGCCAGACGTGGAGCAGAAGAGCGTCATGCCTCAGCGCTCCCTCGACAACGTGCTTTTCCACCACGCCCGCGCCGGCAGGCAGCGAGGCCAGCGCCTTGCTGGCCTTCCGGAGACTGCGAAACACATTCCAGCCTGGCCAAACATAGAGTGCCCCGAACATGAACAAGAAGCCGAGTACGACGCCGACGACGATCTTCGGTGGGAGCGTCATGAGGTGGACCCCATTGTCAAGACAGTCTTTCCCTGAATTTAAGCTGGTCACCCCATGCCATTGCAGCGGCCCGGCGCTGCCCCGACTCAGTCTGGGATCTCGACCGCCCCACTGAGGCGAAGGGGCGCCATACTGCTCGGGATGGCTGGTTCTCAACCAGCCCCTCGCCAGAGGATAATGGCCAGGTCGGCGCCCCTGCGCCGTCGACTATCTCCCCATGAGCACGGCAGGGGGTGGCTGTAAAGGCCGGCGCAGCCGCCCGCAGGGCTTGGCCTTTA containing:
- the zorA gene encoding anti-phage ZorAB system protein ZorA, which gives rise to MTLPPKIVVGVVLGFLFMFGALYVWPGWNVFRSLRKASKALASLPAGAGVVEKHVVEGALRHDALLLHVWQEYAHTLHHQKERIDGEERLKALRATAPAEMFFNPATVVDVRLRTEFFKHLPGILTGIGIIGTFWGLIHGLQSFNVDTDAATLQRNLGLLLNSVKEAFLASGVAIGIAIIVTLLEKGLLNWCYSWLDAVTQAIDGFYEAGAGEEYLASLVHSAEESATQTRQLKDALVNDLKALLDNYSASLGQVFRESLASHSRELIDAQGTGHKEMASAVGEALAEPMRAITSATRALGGDQSQAVGDLLSAVLAKLESTFGGQMGNLNDLMERNATMMHDLQEGFRNLLAGLKQTSDTTSADLGRHLQQVMADLESRQERMNGAILNLVDQMRATAEQERGQSEARLGEMLASLTGTVERLMNDLATQRQALGEAGQQGLAELQQGLAGLIEEVRAASRNAGTAYEAELKRLLESAGERQRELGAEVRSLVEEMRSQQTAQQHEATAHLQQALASIAALVKETGQKSVEREEARAESDALRSARLDLTVDKALSRFAEQTTTLAEKVLQGVEAMQATVASLERVTVKGSSGLNDAADQMLNTAVELENAGRQAAGTLDRVATIQAEIAATAQGLASASRPLQEAIRGYQEQQAQITRLLDTLRGLIEEANSRAGLSQGLVADMRRLVDDARLLQTEANQYLAKVNEVLQTGFDSFADAVTRNMGKAQAELDTGLSKAVGMISSQVAELDAALGQLVRAASRRG